One window from the genome of Nicotiana sylvestris chromosome 9, ASM39365v2, whole genome shotgun sequence encodes:
- the LOC138878163 gene encoding uncharacterized protein, protein MRDHIIEEDYELWDIVTDGPMETTKKNAEGVDVPKTRADCTAEDLKKWEKNAKAKKWLVCGVGPDEYNRIQSYTTAKEIWDTLQVAHEGTSQVKRSRGTLLYSQYENFSMKEEESIQEMYTRRQVEKILTRVLLVTLESKITAIQESRNIATLKLDELIGNLTAYELRRPTMKMDAPKKERSLALRIAEGPDLEYDEMAMITRDFKKYLMRGKGSSRGTTFNKPRVPEKQTNEGCYGCGKTDHIIKNCPQWEIEWKKERAERRNMKKEHVQPKRNKGSIKAMVVSWGETSDKDSEDEVQVKGSSQIRYMDSGCSKHMTGSKNRGNLVAFTIPKCFVINLTTDKIVLQGKRVNNIYIVDLSTLSENELTCLSVLDSDTLLWHKRLGHASLNQINKLVSKDLVIGLPNIKSKEDKVCEACAREKHVRSSFKNKKMVSTTKMLELVHMDLRGPTKTMSRGGKKYVMVLVDDYSRFTWVLFLTSKDEEFGMFTIFVRKTQKQLDLVEKTPYECFVLCAFGCKCFVHNNGKDSLVFDETNILYERQEYEDEAIRLVKDFTKVSAQVKVVPKEGTGDGTGPSI, encoded by the exons atgagagatcacatcatagaagaagactatgaactctgggacatagtcacagATGGTCCTATGgaaactacaaagaagaatgctgaaggagttgatgtgccaaagacaagagctgactgcactgctgaagatttgaagaaatgggagaagaatgctaaggccaagaaatggcttgtgtgtggagtgggtccagacgagtacaacagGATTCAAAGCTATACTACTGCAAAAGAAatatgggacactttacaagtggctcatgaaggaacttctcaagtaaagagatcaagaggaacactgctatattctcaatatgagaatttcagtATGAAGGAAGAAGAATCTATtcaggagatgtacacaag aagacaagttgagaaaatcttgacaagggttttaCTAGTGACTttggaaagcaaaatcactgctattcaggaatcaagaAATATTGCTACCCTTAAgctggatgaactgattggaaacctcactgcctatgaactgagaaggccaaccatgaaaatggatgcacccaagaaggaaagaagtctggctcttAGAATAGCTGAAGGTCCAGATCTGGAGtatgatgaaatggccatgatcacaagagatttcaaaaagtacctgatgagaggaaagggttcttcaagaggtacaaccttcaacaaaccaagggttcctGAGAAGCAGACCAACGAGGGTTGCTACGGatgtggtaagactgaccacataatcaagaactgtcctcaatgggaaattgagtggaagaaggaaagggcggAACGTAGGAACATGAAGAAGGAACatgttcaaccaaaaaggaacaaaggatcaataAAGGCTATGGTTGTttcttggggagaaacatcagataaggactcagaagatgaa gtccaagtgaaaggaagtagccaaataaggtacatggatagtggctgctcaaaacatatgactggaagtaagaaCCG aggtaaccttgtagcattcaccattcctaaatgctttgtgattaaccttacaactgacaagattgttttgcagggaaaaagagttaacaatatttacattgtagatttgtctactctttcagaaaatgaactcacctgCCTAAGTGTGTTAGATAGTGATACCctcttgtggcacaaaagacttgggcATGCTAGTCTGAATCAGAtaaacaaattagtctctaaggacttggtgatagggttacctaacatcaagtccAAGGAAGACAAAGTctgtgaggcctgtgcaagggaGAAGCATgtaagatcatccttcaaaaacaagaaaatggtaagcacaaccaagatgttggaactggtccatatggatctccgTGGTCCAACGAAAACCatgagcagaggtggaaagaaatatgtaatggtacttgttgatgattattctagatttacctgggtactatttttaacatctaaagatgaagaaTTTGGCATGTTTACtatttttgttagaaaaactcagaaacaactag accttgtagagaagactccctatgagtgcTTTGTGCTTTgtgcatttggatgcaagtgctttgtgcataataatggaaaagactccctag tgtttgatgaaactaacattctttatGAGAGACAGGAatatgaagatgaagccattagATTGGTAAAGGATTTCACTAAAGTCTCAGCACAAGTTAAAGTGgtaccaaaagaaggaacaggtgatggaacaggtccttCCATTTAG